TATTTTCTGTATAACGAGGGCATGAGGACCTTCGTCGGAGGGTTATTTGAATCAAACAACTGGGCTGAATCGGTAGAGGTCTTCAGGATAATTTCTAACAGTCCGAAGACAGTCCCCCTACACCCGAGTTGGAAATCAGACTTTGATTCTGCGTTAGGGAGCAGCCACAGCCAAGCAATGTCCTTAGCGGTAGACGCATTGGCAAAGATTGAGACGGATGCGTTTGATTCTTTATTACGAAATATTGCAGACAATTCAGAGCGTCCCAACTTGATTCGGATAAAAGCGTTGAATGCAATTTCAGACTCGACCGGGCCCATGACTTCAGCAGCCTTTACCTTGCTCAAAGAGACGCTCCATACTGTAAGCAGTTCAGCTCAACGAATGGAATCAGCAAACATACTCTCGAATGCAAAGTTAACGGCCAGACAAAGGCTCGAAGTGGTCGATTTAGTAAAGACGGCCGGTCCTTTAGAACTACCACTGTTAGTAAATAGCTTTACCCAGACTCGGGATACGGTCACAGGGTTTGCCTTAGTGGATGCACTGGAATCTTCCATGTCCGCCAATGCCCTCTCACCTTCTGAATTCCAAAGAATGTTGGCCCGCTATCAACCCGAAGTATTGGACCACGCAAAACCATTTGTTAAAAAGCTCTTTGCCCAAGAAGAACAACGAGAAGGCCGTCTCGCCGAAATGGGGCATGCGTTGGAGAACGGAACCCCAGAGGCAGGACGTCAGGTATTTCTTTCCGGCAAGGGCGCATGTATCACTTGCCACAAGGTTGGGAACGATGGCCGTGAGGTGGGTCCAGATCTCAGCCATATTGGACAACTCCGGACCAAAGCGGATCTTGTTGAATCGATATTATTTCCCAGTACAAGCCTGGCGCGTGATTTTGAACCTTATCAGATCGAAACCAACGACGGTCAAAGCTACCTCGGAGTCATTCAACGTGAGACTTCAGACACGATTTTTCTACTCGACGCATCAGCTACCTCAAAAGCAATACCACGTGCTTCTATCAAAACATTACAACCGGGGCCGGCTTCGCTCATGCCTTCAGGACTGGATCAGACTATGACGAAAGAGGAATTGATAGATCTAATTGCCTACATGGACAGCTTGGAGTGAATCTGAGCAGCTACTTTCAGAAATCCCTCTTGCGGCTGATATATGATAGAGATTAATTCTGAGACTATCTGAAACACCCAATGAATCGCATTCGCATAATTAAACTCTGTCTTCTGGGTCTCTTTTCGGGAGCAGCTTCATTCGTTGCAGAAGGTCAATCGCCGTTACCCTATACTCTGGGAGAAATCCTTCATGAGGATAGCTTTGACTCCATGTCGAATTGGGTCGCCGAGCAGCAACCCGGGGGCAGCGTAGAGATCCATAACGGTAAAATGGAGATCGATGACGCCGCAGGTTGCACCGTTTGGTTTAAGCACAGAATGACAGGCCCCGTTCTCATCGAGTACGATGTCCACATGATCAAAGCCGGCGGACCCAACGACAACACTCGTGATCTCAATTGCTTCTGGATGGCTATCGACCCTAACTATCCGACTGACATCTTTCGGAACACATCTCGAACCGGTCAGTTTAAAACCTATGATTATTTGCGACTCTACTACGTTGGCTATGGAGGCCACTTTAATAAAAAAACCCGCTTCCGCAAATACAACGGCCTCGGCGAGAAGCCCCTGCTGCCGCAGCACGACCTGAGCCGCGAAGAATTCATGATCCCGCCCAATCAAACCATCAAGATCCAGATTGTGGTTATGGGAAACCGCACCCAATACATTCGCGACGGTGAGGTGATCTTCGATTTTTACGACGCGGAGCCCTATAGCGAAGGCTGGTTCGCCTTCCGAACGGTCAAGAATCACATGACCGCAGACAACTTTAAGGTGACACGCCTCATTCCTGGAGCCGGTGTGGATATCAACCCACCACTCATGCACACAGGCGCTTATGATGAGGGCTACTCTATTCATCAGGTCTCAACTGGAAGATCACCCTCCGTGCATGCTTACATGGACATCTGCCCTGAGAGTCCGGATGGAAAGCATATTACCTATTTTGAGTTTGAAGACAAAATTCCGGGTTGGGGCCATGTTACGGTGGTTGATCGAAAATCAGGAGAATCGCGCTACGTCTCGGAACGCGTTTTAGGGCACTCGCACGATGGGACTCGTCAACAGTGGTTAGATAACGAGCACCTGATCTTTGGCGTGGAAAACGAGGACGCTTCCATCATCGTCAATATCAACGACAAGACCAGCCGTCGTGTTAATGGCTCTATTGGCATGGTGTCCGAAATCAATCGGAATGGGCTTACGCACAACAACTACCCCGTCAGCAAATATGGGAAAGATCACAAGCCATCCGAAATGATGATCATGGACCTTGCAGAGGGAACCACCCAAACCCTGGTCAACGAAGTGGAAATGATCCCCATGCATCCACGCCAAGACATCATCAGGGATCCGAAATGGAAAGGCATGGGTGTATTCAAACACCCGAAGTGGTCACCAGTTGGGGACAAACTATTCTGGGTCTATATGCTGGAGATCAAAGGCACCAATACAAAACTCGTGAAATCGGCTCTGCTGGCCGACAGCAATGGTGAGAACATCCGCTATGTTTCCGAAATCGGGCAACACTCCATGTGGTCCGACAACAACCACCTGCTATCGTATATTCGCAAACCAGGCTTCACCCATTGGGAGAACCCAACCGCGCAGGATGTCATGATTCATCCAACCAATGGCGACGAAGACTACCCACTCATTCCCAATGCACTAGGCATTCACGGTTCGCTCAATCCTGAAGGTACCCTGTTTGTGACCGACATCCACGACTGGCCGCAAAAGAGCCGTCATGCTGTCTTACTCTACGACGTCGCGTCGGGCGATTATCGGGTCCTGGCCAGAATGCGAGGTGCAAAGGACGACCTGGAAAACGATATACACCCCCACCCCAGCTGGTCACGGGATGGAAAAGGCATTTACTTCAACAGCACCGACACCGGGGAAAGCCGGGTATACTTCATCGACTTGTCGAAGTTCGAATTTCGACCAGTTGCGAGCGGGGATTAACAATCTCCCTTTCCAGATTCGATACCTCAACTGTAGGAGCAAACTAGGCGGCATCGCGAGGACGCGATTGCCCTACCCAAGACAGAAGGTAGGGCCACTGCATCCCTGCAGTGCCGAATTCTTTTTACAAAAACGCCGCAGGCGACATCCACGGCGTTTTGAAAATTGGATTTAATCCGAAAAATCAGAAGAAGCGAATCGGTTGACCGCCTTGGCCTTCCTGCTCCTGGCGCATCTTTTCATGCTCCTCGTCGGTGCAACCACGGTCGGTTGGGACATCGACAGCTTCATCATTGGCACCCACCAACTTGTTGGAGAGCATGTAGGCTTCGACCTCTTCACCACTCACATCAGCGAGCATGATACCATCGATCTCCACACAGGGAGACAGTGGCTGGCCTGACTTTTGAACCATCTCAGCGTAATTGGACGCGTTATTGATGATATCGATGTCTTCGTATTCAAGATCGTGTTTCTGCATGATGGCACGCACTCCCATGCTCCATCCGCAACTAGGTTTTAAATAGGCTTTAATTTGCATAATCGTATTCTCTTAAAGGTGTTTAGTAAGGCGTTATTGATTAGAGGGTTTAAAATCCCTTATATTTCAACACAAGAAGGAAATAAAAGGACAGATAAGCACACATTATCCAATCTTAACGCACCCCTGACGGGAAGCGCCGGGTCTGGTTGATCATCTTGGTGTAGCTATCCTGGAGTTGTTTGTAGGTATCAGCTAGGCCTAAAGTAACCGTTTCGGTAGCTACGAAGTTGTCAATATGAGCAGAGTATTCCTTGTTCACCATGACCCCAAGGAAATCACCGGACTTACTGAACATGACGCTGGATTCGCGCGGTTTAAATTCCCCCATGAGGCGATTCATAAACCGGCTATCGATACGGAAATGTTCAGGCGTATTCGTATCTAAAGTGAATCGTGCATCGCCATAACCGTTGTTTTTTCGATCGACCAATACCGCTTGGGGAAACTGCAAGGGATCCGTGGCGATATAAAAGGGCTCGGACTCAATAAACTCTGCCCACCCCGCTTCAAAGGGAATGGCCAGGATGCGGTTATCAATGGCTAGAAAGTCGATGGTTTTTAAAGGATAGGTCCTTCTGCCTAGCCGAATATCACCACGAACATTGATCGTCCGGTTGCGAAGATCGTTTTCGGAAATTCCAAGATCTTCCCAAATAAATACCGCTTTGAGATCCTGCCCATCGGAAACTACTACCGGCAATATCGTTACCAACTGCTCATCACCTCCACGCCGGTTAGACTTTTGAAAACGCACATCAATGCTCACGCCACTTCCCAGGAAGTCAGAAAAGATCTGATTCGCATTCCGGGGTTGGGCTCGGCGCACTTCCTCGGCAATTTGTGACAGGCGCTCGGTTTGCGCATTCACACCTTCAGTCAAGTTGGTCGCCAATTGTGCGGCATGTTCCTGAAGCTTTTGGTTCTCTTCGCGCACGGTTAAGACTTCCGAACGTACTTGCTGTAAATTCTCTCGGACCAGTCGGCTTTCTGTTTCGGCAAGTTGTAGCTGCGTATCCAACGCAGCCGCTTTTTGCTCGGCCGCACGTTGCGACGCTTCCAGTTCGGCTTGTCTGGTTTCAGCTGCAGCAATCGCCACCTGTTTATCTTGAAGCTCTTTTTGCAGGGCCTCCATCTGGCGAAGTTTGCGCTCAGCATCCCGCCGCTGCTCCTCAAGCGCGGCGTTCATCTGCTCCACTTCTTTCTGCGTTGTATTTAGAGCAGCAATACGCTCCTCGAGATCATCTTCTAGTTGCTCCTTATTCTTTTCGAGCTCCTGGCGTTCTGCCTCAGTCATGGCTAACTCTTTCTCTCGCTCACTCAAAGCTTCCTGCGTTTCCTCCAGATTCGTGGACCTGGACTCCAACTCCTTTTGAGTATCCTGCAATGAAGCCGCCATGTTCTCATTCGATTCCTCTTCCAACTCCAAAGACAACTTCAGAACTTCGATAATGTCCTCCTGCGCTTGGATAGGATCTTCGGGCAGGACTTCCATTTCGGGTTTATCCTCCTCAGGCGTGTCAAACCGTGCCAGAGCCAACAGGCTCAGCAGCAGAAAGTCACAAATGATAAGCAGCAGCGTCTTGTTCATGGTTTATTCGTCCGCCTGAAGGATAAGGACTTTTCGGTAAGGCCTGAGATGAAAGACTTTCAACAGGGCTACAAAGATGATGCCAAACAAGGTGGAAGAATAGGCAGCCATCAAACTGGCTTGAACCACACCGATCGCCAAGAAAATGAGCGAAAGCACCGTGCCGGTAAGCCCCAGATAAAGCCCGCTATCGAAGAGCTGATCTTCATTGTGCAAGAGCTCTAATTTGAGTTTGGGTGATCCGGCCATTTTCCGGATCTCTGTAATCTTGATCAGGCCTGCCATGTAAAGGGCGACCTGCATCAAAAAGAAGATCGAAATGGTGATGACTGTTATCTGGTCCATGGTGTCGTTACGTTCGGTTGGAGTAAAAAGGGATTCAACGGTATCCTGAAACGCCCATTCGAGTCGAACCTCCGGTTGGGGAGTTTGACTTTGTCGAAAAACGCCTGGTTCCATTATCAGGATAATTAGCAGCGAAAGAATCAAGGTTAGAGTGATGGTACGGAGCGTCCCTACGAATGGATTTGGTTTTCGGGTGCGCTTAAAGGTGTGAAACAAGAGCGGAAAGGCTTTCAGCCCAAAGTCGGTCAAACATAAGGCTGCCAATGCCGTAAACAGTCCTTTGAAAATAAGAAAGACTCCAGGATTGCGGGCTGCGGGCAAAAGTAAGGCTGGATTGTCGAGCAGTGCTGGCATCTTTTGAGCGAGTGCCAGGCGCTTGGTTGGCTGCTCCACTTTCTTCATCTCATCCAGCAAATAAGCCAATGCCCCTTCACCATAGGTAAGACTCAGGCCGAGATCATCCAGCCCTTCTTTGGGAAATAAATCCAGGTAGGCGATTACCCGCTGAGCGCTCTCAGCCTGCAGAATGGCAACATAGATCCAGCTGAAGGTCTCGTCATAATTACGCGCATAGGCAGCCACTTGCTCCAGCGCCTCGGGAGATTCCAGAAATGGCAGTAACTGGACCAGTTGGTTCCAATTCATCCGCTTTCCCAGTGAGAACAGGGCAAAGTAAACCCGCTCGAGGTCCACCACTGCGTAGACATCTTCGATATTGTCGGCCAAGGAGCGTACCGTCGAAGCTACTTCAGGTGAAAAGTGGTTCCCTTGCATCAACAAGGCGCTCAATAGAATCGTCGCTTCGAGCGGTTGACCGGCCGCAGAATCCACCGGCATGAACTGCCGCGTGCCAGCCATCTTCTTGGTTTCCAAAACGGCACGAACGGACGTGCTCTTGGAATTGGTCAGAAAAGAGGTCAATGAAACACGGGTTTGAGAAGGGATGAGTATGGGGATGAGCTCGGTTCGCTTAGCTGCTCTCAGCTGAGGATCGATACGCAAAATCTGATCGAAGTAGACATCGGGTCCTCCGGTAATCGCATACTCGGGAAACAACTCAGTCGTTCGAGCAATACTCTGCCGAACTTGGGAACCGTTCCCCACGTCCAACGATTCAGCAGCATCAAGAAAAATGGAGGCTGCACCCAATTGGTCGAGCTGCACCTGATTGGCGCCGGCTTCAACCAGGCTTGGTGTGCCCTCTCCCACCGCCTCGAGGAGCTGACTATTTACCAATTGCCAATATACGGGGACCATCCATCCCAGGAATGCCAGCAACAAGGCGGTAATCAGGAGGATAAATGGGCGAAACATGGGTGGCTAATGGAATTATAAAAACTGTGAACAAGAGAGTGAGTAATCTCAATGAGCTATTTGATCCCTTTGTTGAAAATCAAATCAAGACATTGAGCCTCTAAGATACCCAGTGACTTGACGCCGGAAGATTCAGTCTCAGGCTAACACACCATGGCGCTTCGAATTTCCAATTACAACGAACCGATTCTCCGCGAGACAGGCAAACGGATTGAACTATTTGACGAAGAACTGACAGAACTCTGCGATCAGATGCTCGAGACCATGTACAAAAATGAAGGGATTGGTTTGGCTGCTCAGCAAATTGGCCGTGCACTGATGCTCTGCGTGATCGATGTACCACAATCAAGAGACCATAGCTTTTCATTCACCCTCGATGGCAAAAGCCCACCAGCTGAACTCATTATGCCGATGGCCATTATCAACCCCACGGTTGAGTTACTCCCGAGTGCAGAGACTACCTATGAAGAAGGATGCCTTTCGTTTCCTGGGATAAATGGAAGTGTCGTTCGCCCAGATAAAGTCCGGGTATCCTTCCAGGACGAAAATGGAGATCCCCATGAGATGGAATGTAATGGGCTCCTGGGACGATGCGTTCAGCACGAGGTGGATCACCTTAACGGGGTCCTGTTTATTGACCGTATGGACAAGGAGAGTCTCGAAATCGTGGAAGGCCGGATCAAGAAACTGAAGAAGCAGACCCAGAAGTTTCTGAAGAAATCCTGAGCCTCTACCGATTGCTTTTAAGATCTCGATGCTTCCTCGATTCGTACCTTATAGGTGGGATCGCATTGAAGAAAGCGGCACTGCGGGGACGCAGTTGCCCTGCCCAAAAGCATAAGTACATTCCAATGGGGTCAAACCTTGAATCGGTTGACTTCGCAAGCTTCGTCAAGATTACAAGGAATGACCCCGACGCCGGTTTCGTATTAAATGATCTTCATAAAATACGCATAAGGTAGTGCCATTCAGAGCATCCCTGCTCTGCCGTACGAAGTGGATAATGTATTAGCAGTGACTTTTCGAAAAGGTACCAATGCTGACACAATTAATGATTTTTCTCCCCAAATCGC
This genomic stretch from Opitutia bacterium ISCC 52 harbors:
- a CDS encoding HEAT repeat domain-containing protein; translated protein: MYTTTSTRAGYKSDPKAVAELRELLLTDENPPVQLAAARALGRIGDINAVPDLLEFISRPLDRPREHAAIFALIELNDFEDTAVGLSNRSSEVQRRTLWALNGMNDSSLSLNQVLGLLSEASDSLVEAVVSICKMHPDWVEEMAAVFNQRRTENRFTGQYMKAVRQLAPYFLYNEGMRTFVGGLFESNNWAESVEVFRIISNSPKTVPLHPSWKSDFDSALGSSHSQAMSLAVDALAKIETDAFDSLLRNIADNSERPNLIRIKALNAISDSTGPMTSAAFTLLKETLHTVSSSAQRMESANILSNAKLTARQRLEVVDLVKTAGPLELPLLVNSFTQTRDTVTGFALVDALESSMSANALSPSEFQRMLARYQPEVLDHAKPFVKKLFAQEEQREGRLAEMGHALENGTPEAGRQVFLSGKGACITCHKVGNDGREVGPDLSHIGQLRTKADLVESILFPSTSLARDFEPYQIETNDGQSYLGVIQRETSDTIFLLDASATSKAIPRASIKTLQPGPASLMPSGLDQTMTKEELIDLIAYMDSLE
- a CDS encoding oligogalacturonate lyase family protein: MNRIRIIKLCLLGLFSGAASFVAEGQSPLPYTLGEILHEDSFDSMSNWVAEQQPGGSVEIHNGKMEIDDAAGCTVWFKHRMTGPVLIEYDVHMIKAGGPNDNTRDLNCFWMAIDPNYPTDIFRNTSRTGQFKTYDYLRLYYVGYGGHFNKKTRFRKYNGLGEKPLLPQHDLSREEFMIPPNQTIKIQIVVMGNRTQYIRDGEVIFDFYDAEPYSEGWFAFRTVKNHMTADNFKVTRLIPGAGVDINPPLMHTGAYDEGYSIHQVSTGRSPSVHAYMDICPESPDGKHITYFEFEDKIPGWGHVTVVDRKSGESRYVSERVLGHSHDGTRQQWLDNEHLIFGVENEDASIIVNINDKTSRRVNGSIGMVSEINRNGLTHNNYPVSKYGKDHKPSEMMIMDLAEGTTQTLVNEVEMIPMHPRQDIIRDPKWKGMGVFKHPKWSPVGDKLFWVYMLEIKGTNTKLVKSALLADSNGENIRYVSEIGQHSMWSDNNHLLSYIRKPGFTHWENPTAQDVMIHPTNGDEDYPLIPNALGIHGSLNPEGTLFVTDIHDWPQKSRHAVLLYDVASGDYRVLARMRGAKDDLENDIHPHPSWSRDGKGIYFNSTDTGESRVYFIDLSKFEFRPVASGD
- a CDS encoding glutaredoxin, with protein sequence MQIKAYLKPSCGWSMGVRAIMQKHDLEYEDIDIINNASNYAEMVQKSGQPLSPCVEIDGIMLADVSGEEVEAYMLSNKLVGANDEAVDVPTDRGCTDEEHEKMRQEQEGQGGQPIRFF
- the def gene encoding peptide deformylase; its protein translation is MALRISNYNEPILRETGKRIELFDEELTELCDQMLETMYKNEGIGLAAQQIGRALMLCVIDVPQSRDHSFSFTLDGKSPPAELIMPMAIINPTVELLPSAETTYEEGCLSFPGINGSVVRPDKVRVSFQDENGDPHEMECNGLLGRCVQHEVDHLNGVLFIDRMDKESLEIVEGRIKKLKKQTQKFLKKS